Proteins from a genomic interval of Mesobacillus boroniphilus:
- a CDS encoding AAA family ATPase, with translation MLDELLNALKIEANSNNASKLKAIARFLKTNEKILIVDEAEYLPLKALEDLRRIADFARVPLILVGTEILYKNLMGKNKELKQLYSRICGKWMMRGLSKEESDEFFGKGYFKFSNGNFRSSAK, from the coding sequence ATGCTTGATGAGCTTTTAAATGCTCTTAAAATCGAAGCAAATAGCAACAATGCTTCAAAACTAAAAGCAATTGCAAGATTTTTAAAGACCAATGAAAAGATTTTAATCGTAGATGAAGCCGAATATCTACCACTAAAAGCTTTGGAGGATTTAAGACGCATTGCGGATTTTGCTAGAGTGCCTCTTATTTTAGTAGGAACTGAGATTTTATACAAAAACCTAATGGGTAAAAACAAAGAGCTTAAACAACTTTACTCAAGGATTTGTGGTAAATGGATGATGAGAGGACTTAGCAAGGAAGAAAGTGATGAGTTTTTTGGCAAGGGCTATTTTAAATTTAGCAATGGTAATTTTAGAAGCTCTGCAAAGC